Proteins from a single region of Pseudomonas sp. 10S4:
- a CDS encoding ABC-F family ATP-binding cassette domain-containing protein, with the protein MTHVTRLPALVSLNQLGFQFANGETVFDSLSLSFDRVPTAIVGRNGIGKSVLARLIAGQLAPSSGSLTCQGHIAYVPQTFPIIEGQTVASATGCAPAFQALARLNLGDATSEDFDTLADRWDLPERLRLLLDEAGLDEIGPEHLAQTLSGGQQARVALIGALLSDAQMLVLDEPTNHLDADGRRWLMHTLEQWCGGLIVISHDRQLLNRMQRIVELTPHGAKVFGGNYPAFRAQREIDQSAARMVLDQARTERIRERSRLQREHDTIQRHAAGTLKKADIANVSGFERAKMKGSARDAMGPVRQAHKARKNGLDAQVREANAKVLPEECVVVSLPGTVVPTTRQVITLVDAQPPWSASRLTLSLAGPVRIAVSGPNGCGKSSLLRMLAGDYPPRSGQCITHLPSAFLDQQLALVDDQRSIVEQLGLLDTPLTEGTLRSHLAQLQLDARRVTRPSGSLSGGERLKAAIAIALWRKIPAQLLLLDEPTNHLDLESIEAFEQSLRSFPGAIIAVSHDQAFLTALAPTYTLYWHPEGWQLQPVADPSGSQPTN; encoded by the coding sequence ATGACTCACGTCACGCGTCTGCCTGCACTCGTTTCCCTGAACCAATTGGGTTTTCAGTTCGCCAACGGCGAAACTGTTTTCGATTCACTGAGCCTGAGTTTCGACCGCGTTCCCACCGCGATCGTCGGCCGTAATGGCATTGGCAAGAGCGTCCTTGCGCGGTTGATTGCCGGGCAACTCGCCCCTTCATCCGGAAGCCTGACTTGTCAGGGCCACATTGCGTATGTGCCACAAACGTTTCCGATCATCGAAGGGCAAACCGTCGCCAGCGCCACCGGTTGCGCACCAGCGTTCCAGGCTCTTGCCCGACTGAATCTCGGCGATGCCACCAGCGAAGATTTCGACACCCTGGCAGACCGCTGGGACCTGCCCGAACGCTTGCGCCTGCTATTGGATGAGGCGGGCCTGGACGAAATCGGTCCCGAACATCTGGCACAAACCCTGAGCGGAGGACAGCAAGCACGTGTCGCCTTGATCGGCGCTCTTCTCAGCGACGCGCAGATGCTGGTGCTGGATGAGCCCACCAACCATCTGGACGCTGACGGACGCCGCTGGCTCATGCATACGCTTGAACAGTGGTGCGGCGGATTGATCGTGATCAGCCATGATCGGCAGCTGTTGAACCGCATGCAACGAATCGTCGAGCTGACCCCGCACGGCGCGAAGGTCTTTGGCGGTAACTACCCGGCGTTTCGGGCACAACGGGAGATCGACCAGAGCGCCGCTCGAATGGTCCTCGACCAGGCCAGAACCGAACGCATTCGCGAACGTAGCCGATTGCAACGCGAGCACGACACGATCCAGCGACACGCGGCTGGAACACTTAAAAAAGCTGACATCGCCAATGTCTCAGGCTTTGAGCGGGCCAAGATGAAAGGCTCGGCAAGGGACGCCATGGGGCCGGTGCGTCAAGCGCATAAAGCCCGTAAAAACGGGCTCGACGCACAGGTGCGGGAAGCCAATGCCAAGGTGCTGCCAGAAGAATGCGTGGTGGTGAGTCTGCCGGGCACCGTGGTACCGACAACTCGACAGGTAATAACGCTGGTGGATGCACAGCCGCCCTGGTCTGCGTCCCGCCTGACATTGTCACTTGCAGGCCCTGTGCGCATTGCCGTCAGCGGCCCAAATGGCTGCGGCAAATCCAGCTTGTTGCGCATGCTGGCCGGCGACTATCCGCCCCGCAGCGGGCAATGCATCACCCATCTCCCCAGTGCTTTTCTTGATCAGCAACTGGCCTTAGTAGACGATCAACGCTCCATCGTCGAGCAACTGGGCCTGCTCGACACACCGTTGACCGAGGGTACATTGCGCAGTCACCTGGCTCAGTTGCAACTGGATGCACGCCGCGTCACCCGGCCGAGCGGCTCGCTCAGTGGCGGCGAACGGCTCAAAGCGGCCATCGCCATCGCGCTCTGGCGCAAAATACCGGCGCAATTGTTATTGCTCGACGAGCCGACCAATCATCTCGATCTTGAATCCATAGAGGCATTCGAACAGTCCTTACGGAGTTTTCCCGGCGCGATCATCGCGGTTTCCCACGATCAGGCCTTTCTCACGGCGCTGGCACCGACTTACACTTTGTATTGGCACCCAGAGGGTTGGCAGTTACAACCTGTCGCCGATCCATCAGGCAGCCAGCCGACGAACTGA
- the modA gene encoding molybdate ABC transporter substrate-binding protein: MTIRASRFAPTCLASLLAVFALGSAQADEVQVAVAANFTAPIQAIAADFEKDTGHKLVAAYGATGQFYTQIKNGAPFEVFLSADDTTPQKLETEGDTVKGSRFTYAIGTLVLWSAKEGYVDAKGDVLKKNEYQHLSIANPKAAPYGLAATQVLAKEGLTDKVKDKIVEGQNITQAYQFVSTGNAELGFVALSQIYKDGKVTSGSAWIVPASMHDPIKQDAVILNKGKDNPAAKALVEYLKGPKAAAVIKSYGYQL, encoded by the coding sequence ATGACCATTCGTGCCTCACGTTTCGCCCCTACTTGCCTGGCGAGCCTGCTCGCTGTATTCGCTTTGGGCTCGGCCCAGGCGGATGAAGTCCAGGTGGCGGTTGCTGCCAACTTCACCGCGCCGATCCAGGCGATCGCCGCCGATTTCGAAAAAGACACCGGGCACAAACTGGTAGCGGCCTATGGCGCGACCGGTCAGTTCTACACCCAGATCAAAAATGGCGCGCCGTTCGAAGTGTTCCTCTCGGCAGACGACACCACCCCGCAAAAACTCGAAACCGAAGGCGACACCGTCAAAGGTTCGCGCTTCACCTACGCCATCGGCACCCTGGTGCTGTGGTCGGCCAAGGAAGGTTACGTCGATGCCAAGGGCGACGTGCTGAAGAAAAACGAATATCAGCACCTGTCCATCGCTAACCCGAAAGCCGCGCCTTATGGCCTGGCTGCGACTCAGGTGCTCGCCAAAGAAGGCCTGACCGACAAGGTCAAGGACAAGATCGTCGAAGGTCAGAACATCACTCAGGCTTACCAGTTTGTCTCCACCGGTAATGCCGAACTGGGCTTCGTGGCCTTGTCGCAGATCTACAAAGACGGCAAAGTCACCAGCGGTTCGGCCTGGATCGTTCCGGCGAGCATGCACGACCCGATCAAACAAGACGCGGTGATCCTCAACAAAGGCAAAGACAACCCGGCCGCCAAGGCACTGGTTGAATACCTCAAGGGTCCGAAAGCCGCTGCTGTCATCAAGTCCTACGGTTACCAACTCTAA
- the modB gene encoding molybdate ABC transporter permease subunit encodes MTLSSADFSAIWLTLKLASLTTVILLVIGTPIALWLSRTRSWLRGPVGAIVALPLVLPPTVIGFYLLLALGPHGFVGQFTQSLGLGTLTFSFAGLVIGSVLYSMPFVVQPLQNAFSAIGTRPLEVAATLRANPWDTFFSVILPLARPGFITAAILGFAHTVGEFGVVLMIGGNIPDKTRVVSVQIYDHVEAMEYAQAHWLAGAMLVFSFLVLLALYSSRKTKAGWS; translated from the coding sequence ATGACGCTATCGAGTGCCGATTTTTCCGCCATCTGGCTGACCCTGAAACTGGCGTCCCTGACGACCGTCATCCTCTTGGTTATCGGCACTCCAATTGCGTTATGGCTGTCGCGCACCCGTTCCTGGTTACGCGGCCCGGTCGGGGCGATCGTCGCCCTGCCCCTGGTCCTACCGCCCACGGTGATTGGCTTTTATCTGTTACTGGCGCTCGGGCCTCACGGCTTCGTCGGTCAGTTCACCCAGTCACTGGGGCTGGGCACCCTCACATTCAGTTTTGCAGGGTTGGTGATCGGCTCGGTGTTGTATTCGATGCCGTTTGTGGTGCAACCGCTGCAAAACGCTTTTTCCGCCATCGGTACTCGCCCACTGGAAGTGGCCGCAACCTTGCGCGCCAATCCTTGGGACACGTTTTTCAGCGTGATCCTGCCGCTGGCCCGCCCCGGTTTCATCACCGCCGCCATTCTCGGCTTCGCCCATACGGTCGGCGAGTTCGGCGTGGTGCTGATGATCGGCGGCAATATTCCGGACAAGACTCGTGTGGTGTCGGTGCAGATCTACGATCATGTCGAGGCCATGGAATACGCACAGGCCCATTGGCTGGCCGGGGCGATGCTGGTGTTCTCCTTCCTGGTATTGCTGGCGCTCTACTCCAGCCGTAAAACCAAAGCTGGCTGGAGCTGA
- a CDS encoding autotransporter, producing MPYPRSLTVLLMLCLMAFGSVQAAPPAASATPAAQAPASPTWPQVLTAGDTKLTIYQPQLDSWDGYTLQARAAVEATGADGKSTYGIVQFSAHTLVDKATRWVVLDQYTLTKADFPSSAAQADSWVAALKKDAASRKKTISLDQLEAAVGVLAAEQKSSSDPIENTPPTIITSDVPALLVYIDGEPAYRPVDGTALQRVVNTRPLLLKDAQGKHYLHVFDGWMVADELGGQYTPLPSPSADLEKAKKAAIQSRQVDLLTGQSDPKDKIPTLAKPPIPQIHIATAPTELIVTDGAPQWQPIQGTQLLYVTNTTGHIFKEVGDQDSYVLISGRWFKAADLKGPWTFAPADKLPADFANIPDDSAKENVKASVAGTPQAREAAIAATIPQTSAIKKSQVKMTAPQFDGQPQLKAISGTPLQYVVNTPTPIIMVDANSWYAVENGIWFSATSVQGPWSVATSVPAVIYSIPPSSPMHYITYVKVYEANGDTVVVGYTPGYQGSTVDPASGVVVYGTGYPYTPWVGNVWYGPPVTYGFGVAIRYTPWTGWTFGFGFGWSWGGSTVAMGWGWGAYPWWGNYGWGYAWGPRLYPAPMPWGGAAYGYHGGAVAWGPGGWAGSTGNIYRQWGDRASVSRYGAGYNAWTGNRWAGQVGSSYNSRTGVATAGQRGAVHNVYTGNYAAGRSGVAAGPNGGAIAGQKVTAGNVRNGTQVTASRGAVYNPNTGNTTQYKGVQGRNSSAAKIGDNVYAGHDGNVYKKTNDGWQSMVKGGATRVNPANTQQVQNLNRDSAARSAGNERFNNYHNSSQVMNRSFSGGGGGGGGGLHRR from the coding sequence ATGCCTTACCCTCGCTCGCTAACCGTTTTGCTGATGCTTTGCCTGATGGCTTTCGGTAGCGTCCAGGCCGCACCGCCAGCCGCTTCGGCAACTCCCGCCGCACAGGCTCCCGCGAGCCCGACCTGGCCGCAGGTACTGACCGCCGGCGATACCAAGCTGACGATCTATCAGCCGCAACTCGACAGTTGGGACGGCTATACCCTGCAGGCGCGGGCAGCGGTCGAGGCCACCGGGGCCGATGGCAAATCCACCTACGGCATTGTGCAGTTCAGCGCTCACACCCTGGTGGACAAGGCCACACGCTGGGTCGTTCTCGATCAATACACCCTCACCAAAGCAGACTTCCCATCCAGCGCAGCGCAGGCAGATAGCTGGGTCGCCGCGCTGAAAAAAGACGCGGCGAGCCGCAAGAAAACCATTTCTCTGGATCAGCTCGAAGCCGCCGTCGGCGTACTCGCTGCCGAGCAGAAATCCAGCAGCGACCCCATTGAAAATACCCCGCCGACCATCATCACTTCCGACGTCCCGGCGCTGCTGGTGTACATCGATGGCGAGCCGGCTTACCGGCCGGTGGACGGCACTGCGTTGCAGCGGGTCGTCAACACCCGTCCGTTGCTGCTCAAGGATGCCCAGGGCAAACATTATCTGCATGTGTTCGATGGCTGGATGGTGGCCGATGAACTGGGCGGCCAGTACACACCACTGCCCTCGCCTTCAGCCGATCTGGAAAAAGCCAAGAAAGCGGCGATCCAGAGTCGTCAGGTGGATCTGCTAACAGGTCAGAGCGACCCGAAGGACAAAATTCCGACACTGGCCAAGCCACCGATCCCACAGATTCATATCGCAACTGCGCCCACTGAATTGATCGTCACCGACGGCGCACCTCAATGGCAGCCGATCCAGGGCACCCAACTGCTCTATGTGACCAACACCACCGGGCATATCTTCAAGGAAGTCGGCGATCAGGACAGCTATGTGCTGATCTCCGGACGCTGGTTCAAAGCGGCTGACTTGAAAGGGCCCTGGACCTTCGCCCCGGCGGACAAATTACCGGCCGACTTCGCCAACATCCCCGATGACAGCGCCAAAGAGAACGTCAAAGCCTCGGTGGCCGGTACGCCTCAGGCCCGGGAAGCAGCGATTGCGGCAACCATCCCGCAGACCTCGGCAATAAAGAAAAGCCAGGTGAAAATGACCGCGCCGCAGTTCGATGGTCAACCGCAACTCAAGGCTATCAGCGGTACGCCGCTGCAATATGTGGTGAACACGCCAACGCCGATCATCATGGTCGATGCCAATAGCTGGTATGCAGTCGAGAACGGTATCTGGTTCAGCGCCACTTCGGTTCAGGGGCCATGGTCGGTGGCGACTTCGGTGCCGGCGGTGATTTACTCGATTCCGCCCAGCTCACCAATGCACTACATCACCTATGTCAAAGTCTATGAAGCCAACGGCGACACCGTGGTGGTGGGTTACACGCCGGGGTACCAAGGCTCTACGGTGGACCCGGCCAGCGGTGTGGTGGTCTATGGCACCGGTTACCCTTACACACCTTGGGTCGGCAACGTTTGGTACGGGCCGCCAGTGACCTACGGTTTTGGCGTCGCGATTCGCTACACGCCCTGGACTGGCTGGACCTTCGGTTTCGGTTTCGGCTGGAGTTGGGGAGGCAGCACCGTGGCCATGGGCTGGGGCTGGGGCGCCTACCCTTGGTGGGGCAATTACGGCTGGGGTTACGCTTGGGGACCACGCCTGTATCCAGCGCCAATGCCTTGGGGTGGCGCGGCCTATGGTTATCACGGCGGCGCGGTGGCCTGGGGTCCGGGTGGTTGGGCCGGCAGCACGGGCAACATCTACCGCCAATGGGGTGATCGCGCCTCGGTCAGCCGCTACGGTGCCGGCTACAACGCCTGGACCGGCAATCGCTGGGCCGGCCAGGTCGGTTCTTCCTACAACTCACGCACAGGTGTCGCCACGGCTGGCCAGCGCGGCGCAGTGCACAACGTCTACACCGGCAACTATGCGGCGGGACGCAGCGGGGTCGCGGCAGGTCCCAACGGCGGGGCCATTGCCGGTCAGAAAGTCACGGCGGGCAACGTGCGCAATGGCACTCAAGTCACTGCCAGCCGCGGTGCGGTCTACAACCCCAACACCGGCAACACCACCCAGTACAAAGGTGTCCAAGGGCGCAATAGCAGCGCCGCCAAGATCGGCGACAATGTCTACGCCGGGCATGACGGTAACGTCTACAAAAAGACCAACGACGGCTGGCAGTCGATGGTCAAGGGCGGTGCGACGCGGGTCAATCCTGCAAATACCCAACAGGTTCAGAACCTCAACCGCGATTCAGCGGCGCGCTCTGCCGGCAACGAACGCTTCAACAACTATCACAACTCTTCCCAGGTCATGAATCGCTCGTTTAGCGGTGGCGGCGGCGGCGGCGGCGGCGGACTGCATCGTCGTTGA
- the modC gene encoding molybdenum ABC transporter ATP-binding protein: MIQTRLKLHYSGFALDVDLQLPGRGVTALFGHSGSGKTTCLRCIAGLEQAEEGFIQVNDEVWQDSSKKIFVPPHKRAIGYVFQEASLFPHLSVLANLEFGLKRIPKQQRRVDMAHATELLGISHLLDRHPQHLSGGERQRIGIARALLTSPKLLLMDEPLAALDSQRKNEILPYLQRLHDELDIPVLYVSHSQDEVARLADHIVLLSEGKALASGPIGETLARLDLPLAMGDDAGVVIEGHVSAYDADYQLLTLQLPNTALSIRVAHSPMTEGQALRCKVQARDVSLSLHSVEHSSILNRLPVTVVSELGADNAAHVLIRLEAGGTPLLARITRYSRDQLGIHPGQQLWAQIKAVAVLA; the protein is encoded by the coding sequence ATGATTCAAACGCGCCTGAAACTGCACTATTCGGGGTTCGCCCTGGATGTGGATCTACAACTGCCTGGCCGTGGCGTCACGGCACTGTTTGGCCACTCCGGCTCGGGCAAAACCACCTGCTTGCGCTGCATCGCTGGCCTGGAGCAAGCCGAAGAAGGTTTCATCCAGGTCAACGATGAAGTCTGGCAAGACAGCAGCAAGAAGATTTTCGTCCCGCCGCACAAACGTGCAATCGGTTACGTCTTCCAGGAGGCGAGCCTGTTCCCGCACCTGTCGGTGCTGGCCAACCTGGAATTCGGCCTCAAACGCATCCCCAAACAGCAACGCCGGGTCGATATGGCGCACGCCACCGAACTGCTGGGCATCAGCCATCTGCTGGACCGTCATCCGCAGCACCTGTCCGGTGGCGAACGCCAGCGCATCGGCATCGCTCGCGCCCTGCTCACCAGCCCGAAACTGTTGCTGATGGATGAGCCGCTGGCGGCGCTGGATAGCCAACGCAAAAACGAAATCCTGCCGTATCTGCAACGGCTACACGATGAACTGGATATTCCGGTGCTCTACGTCAGCCATTCCCAGGATGAAGTCGCGCGATTGGCTGACCACATTGTCCTGCTCAGTGAAGGCAAGGCCCTGGCCAGCGGCCCGATCGGCGAAACCCTGGCCCGCCTCGACCTGCCGCTGGCAATGGGTGACGACGCCGGCGTAGTGATCGAGGGCCACGTCAGTGCCTACGATGCCGACTATCAACTGCTGACCTTGCAACTGCCGAACACCGCCCTGAGCATTCGGGTCGCCCATTCGCCAATGACCGAAGGGCAAGCCTTGCGCTGCAAAGTGCAGGCGCGGGATGTCAGCTTGAGCCTGCACAGCGTCGAACACAGCAGTATCCTCAATCGCTTGCCGGTCACAGTGGTCAGTGAACTGGGCGCCGACAACGCGGCCCACGTGCTGATTCGCCTTGAGGCTGGCGGCACACCGCTGTTGGCGCGAATCACCCGCTACTCCCGCGATCAACTGGGCATCCATCCCGGCCAACAACTTTGGGCCCAGATCAAAGCGGTGGCCGTACTGGCCTGA
- a CDS encoding DNA topoisomerase IB, whose protein sequence is MPDTALTDVLPPDLHYVDDTQPGITRKKLRGKFCYFDPAGQRISDPVEIKRINALAVPPAYTDVWISADPRGHLQATGRDARGRKQYRYHVRWREVRDADKYSRLRDFGLALPKLRKQLEALLAAPGFSRDKVMATVITLLDATLIRVGNTQYARDNRSYGLTTLRSRHVEVNGSAIKFQFRGKSGVEHQITVKDRRLARIVKHCLEIPGQNLFQYLDENGERHTVSSSDVNAYLQTLTGADFTAKDYRTWAGSALALALLRELQWEPESDAKRHVVEMVKNVAKQLGNTPAVCRKCYIHPAVVDGFLLGALAQLPRPRVRKGLRAEEVGLAMYLEKMLSAAP, encoded by the coding sequence ATGCCCGATACCGCGCTGACCGATGTGCTGCCGCCCGACCTGCATTACGTCGATGACACTCAGCCCGGCATCACCCGCAAAAAACTGCGCGGCAAATTCTGTTACTTCGATCCGGCGGGTCAACGCATCAGCGACCCTGTCGAAATCAAACGCATCAACGCCCTGGCAGTGCCGCCGGCCTACACCGACGTGTGGATCAGCGCCGACCCGCGCGGCCATCTGCAAGCCACCGGCCGCGATGCCCGGGGTCGCAAGCAATACCGTTATCACGTGCGCTGGCGCGAGGTGCGTGATGCCGACAAGTACTCGCGCCTAAGGGATTTCGGCCTGGCCCTGCCGAAACTGCGCAAACAGCTGGAAGCCCTGCTGGCAGCGCCTGGCTTCAGCCGCGACAAGGTCATGGCCACGGTCATCACGCTGCTCGATGCGACGCTGATCCGCGTCGGCAACACCCAATATGCCAGGGACAACCGCTCCTATGGCCTGACCACCCTGCGCAGTCGGCATGTCGAGGTCAATGGCAGTGCAATCAAGTTCCAGTTCCGTGGCAAAAGCGGCGTCGAACATCAGATCACCGTGAAAGACCGACGCCTGGCGCGGATCGTCAAGCACTGCCTGGAAATCCCCGGGCAAAACCTGTTTCAGTACCTGGACGAAAACGGCGAGCGCCACACCGTGAGCTCCTCCGACGTCAACGCCTACCTGCAAACCCTCACCGGTGCCGACTTCACTGCCAAGGACTACCGCACCTGGGCCGGCAGCGCTCTGGCGTTGGCGCTATTGCGAGAACTGCAATGGGAGCCGGAATCCGACGCCAAGCGGCATGTGGTTGAGATGGTCAAAAATGTCGCCAAGCAGCTGGGCAACACTCCGGCGGTGTGCCGCAAATGCTACATCCACCCGGCGGTGGTGGATGGATTTCTGCTCGGCGCATTGGCCCAATTGCCTCGGCCGCGGGTACGAAAAGGGCTCCGGGCCGAAGAAGTCGGACTGGCGATGTACCTGGAGAAAATGCTCAGCGCCGCGCCTTAG
- a CDS encoding YSC84-related protein, giving the protein MTQSMRFFLSLFLATASLASASLLNNASAATAEDLNASSRQALQNLYKATPFAETISHKAKAVLVFPNIIKAGLVFGGSYGEGELLKGSKVAGYYNSVTGSWGLQAGAQSYGYVVFLMTDKAVKYVSETKGWEIGVGPTVVVVDEGISKNLSSSTLKDDAYAFIFDQQGLMAGVSIEGTKISLIKR; this is encoded by the coding sequence ATGACTCAATCAATGCGGTTCTTCCTATCGCTCTTCCTCGCGACTGCCTCATTGGCATCGGCGAGCCTCCTGAACAATGCAAGTGCAGCCACCGCCGAAGATCTGAATGCCAGCTCTCGGCAAGCGTTGCAAAACCTCTACAAAGCCACTCCTTTTGCCGAAACCATCTCGCACAAAGCCAAAGCGGTGCTTGTCTTCCCCAACATCATCAAGGCGGGCCTTGTGTTCGGCGGCAGCTATGGCGAAGGTGAACTATTGAAAGGCTCGAAAGTAGCGGGTTATTACAACTCCGTCACCGGATCATGGGGGCTGCAGGCAGGCGCTCAGTCGTACGGCTATGTGGTTTTTCTGATGACCGACAAAGCTGTGAAATATGTAAGTGAGACCAAAGGTTGGGAAATCGGTGTAGGGCCAACTGTTGTTGTGGTTGATGAAGGGATTTCGAAAAACCTGTCCAGCTCGACGCTGAAAGACGACGCGTACGCGTTCATCTTCGACCAGCAAGGGTTAATGGCCGGGGTCAGCATCGAAGGCACGAAGATTTCCCTGATCAAGCGCTAA
- a CDS encoding MDR family oxidoreductase, whose product MFKGILIDKDDSGYRATLQEISEDQLPEGDVTVRVAYSTLNFKDGLAITGSSPVVRKFPMVPGIDLAGSVEVSEHPDYKVGDQVLLNGWGVGEGHWGGLAQKARLNGDWLIPLPKAFTAAQAMAIGTAGYTAMLSILALEHNGVTPEQGEVLVTGANGGVGSFAIALLSKLGYRVVASTGRTSEHDYLKQLGASEIIDRAALSEPGKPLAKERWAAVIDSVGSHTLANACASTKSNGTVAACGLAQGMDFPASVAPFILRGVTLAGINSVTQPKAKRVLAWSRLAEDLDFALLPLISREIGLSEAIEAAPRLLAGQLRGRVVVDVNR is encoded by the coding sequence ATGTTCAAAGGCATTTTGATCGACAAAGACGACAGCGGTTACCGGGCCACGCTGCAAGAGATCAGTGAGGATCAACTGCCCGAGGGCGACGTGACGGTGCGCGTGGCGTACAGCACACTGAATTTCAAGGATGGCCTGGCGATCACTGGTAGCAGTCCGGTGGTGCGAAAATTCCCCATGGTGCCGGGGATTGATCTGGCAGGCAGCGTCGAAGTCAGTGAGCACCCGGACTACAAGGTCGGTGACCAGGTCCTGCTCAACGGCTGGGGAGTAGGCGAAGGACATTGGGGCGGACTGGCGCAGAAAGCGCGGCTCAATGGCGACTGGCTGATTCCACTGCCGAAGGCCTTCACGGCGGCTCAGGCCATGGCAATCGGCACGGCCGGTTACACGGCGATGCTCAGCATTCTGGCGCTTGAGCACAACGGTGTAACCCCAGAGCAAGGCGAAGTGCTGGTGACCGGCGCCAATGGCGGGGTCGGCAGTTTTGCCATCGCACTATTAAGCAAACTTGGCTATCGGGTGGTGGCGTCCACCGGCCGCACCTCGGAACACGACTACCTCAAACAGTTGGGCGCCAGTGAGATCATTGATCGCGCGGCCCTGTCCGAACCGGGGAAACCCTTGGCCAAGGAACGCTGGGCCGCCGTGATCGATTCGGTCGGCAGCCACACCTTGGCCAACGCCTGCGCCAGCACTAAGTCCAACGGCACCGTCGCCGCGTGTGGTCTGGCGCAAGGCATGGACTTTCCGGCCTCCGTTGCCCCGTTCATTTTGCGCGGTGTAACCCTCGCCGGGATCAACAGTGTGACCCAACCTAAAGCAAAACGAGTTCTGGCCTGGAGTCGTCTGGCCGAGGATCTGGACTTCGCCTTGCTGCCACTGATTAGTCGCGAAATTGGCTTGAGCGAAGCCATCGAAGCCGCTCCGCGCTTGCTCGCGGGTCAGTTGCGAGGAAGGGTTGTCGTCGACGTCAATCGCTGA
- a CDS encoding NAD(P)H-dependent flavin oxidoreductase — MSQWPDTRILDLLGIELPIIQAPMAGATDSSMVIAASNAGGLGSMPAAMLSIEQLREELKTIRQHSQHPFNVNFFCHQPPAADEQKARDWKNLLEPYYRELGIDFDAPTPVSNRAPFDDAACAVIEEFRPTVVSFHFGLPEKSLLDRVKATGAKILSSATNVEEAIWLEQHGCDAIIAMGYEAGGHRGMFLSKDLSSQVGTFALVPQIVDAVKVPVIAAGGIGDARGIAAAFHLGASAVLVGTAYLFTPEAKISAAHHKALRTAKDSETAITNLFTGRPARGILNRVMRELGPMSDKAPAFPLAGGALMPLRAKEPAQFANLWAGQAFTLGVELTTAELTKHLAEEALAKLTGR, encoded by the coding sequence ATGAGCCAATGGCCAGACACCCGCATTCTTGACCTGCTCGGGATCGAACTGCCGATTATTCAGGCGCCCATGGCCGGCGCGACCGATTCATCGATGGTAATTGCGGCGAGCAACGCCGGTGGCCTGGGCTCAATGCCCGCCGCGATGTTGAGTATCGAGCAGTTGCGCGAAGAGCTGAAAACCATTCGCCAGCACAGCCAGCACCCGTTCAACGTCAACTTCTTCTGCCATCAACCGCCAGCCGCCGATGAGCAAAAGGCCCGGGACTGGAAAAATCTGCTGGAGCCGTACTATCGCGAACTGGGCATCGATTTCGACGCACCGACGCCGGTATCCAATCGGGCGCCGTTCGATGACGCGGCTTGCGCAGTCATCGAGGAATTTCGTCCGACGGTCGTGAGTTTTCACTTCGGGCTACCAGAGAAGTCGCTACTGGATCGGGTAAAAGCCACCGGCGCAAAGATTCTGTCATCGGCGACGAATGTTGAAGAAGCGATCTGGCTGGAGCAACACGGTTGCGACGCGATCATCGCCATGGGTTACGAGGCTGGCGGTCATCGCGGGATGTTTCTCAGTAAAGATTTAAGCAGTCAGGTGGGCACTTTTGCACTGGTGCCGCAGATCGTCGACGCGGTGAAAGTCCCGGTGATTGCCGCGGGCGGGATTGGTGACGCTCGAGGGATTGCCGCAGCGTTTCACCTGGGCGCCTCGGCGGTGCTGGTGGGTACAGCGTATTTGTTCACCCCGGAAGCCAAGATCAGCGCGGCCCACCACAAGGCGTTGCGCACGGCCAAGGACAGCGAGACGGCAATCACTAACCTGTTCACCGGGCGCCCGGCGCGGGGGATTCTGAATCGGGTGATGCGTGAACTGGGGCCGATGAGCGATAAGGCACCAGCCTTTCCGCTGGCCGGTGGTGCACTGATGCCGTTGCGGGCCAAGGAACCGGCGCAATTCGCCAATCTGTGGGCTGGGCAGGCGTTCACTCTGGGCGTTGAACTGACGACGGCTGAGCTAACAAAGCATTTGGCTGAAGAAGCGCTGGCGAAACTAACTGGCCGCTAA